From the Endozoicomonas sp. Mp262 genome, the window CCTCAATAGTGGGATGTATTTTTTTAAACTTAGGAGATGATTTTGGTGAAGTCAGTAATATAGAATGAATCTCCCAACTTTTATTGGCTCCTGCCTGTTCTTGTTCTTGTTCTTGTTCTTGTTCTTGTTCTTGTTCTTGTTCTTGTTCTTGTTCTTGTTCTTGTTCTTGTTCTCCACCTTGTTCTAACAGCCCTTCTACTTCAGTTGTTTCTTTTTTATCTCCCCAGGTCACTCGACGACTACTTCTTCTTGTAACAACCTGCCTTGCCCTGGTTCTCGTGGTTTTCTCTACTCTTGCAGGCTGCTCAACTTCTGTGACAGTAAAAAAAACAGCCATTTTTTTATCACTCTCACTTAAAAGATAAATAGACTCATTCTCTCCATGAAAGTTAAATTCCTGCTCCATTCGATTAAGTTTTGACATAACTATTGCGTATCTAAGCTTATCCAACCCAGCCAATTTTTTCGCATCAATCATTTTCATCTGCTCAGACAAAATACTTTTTGCACCAGCTAAAGTCCAAACCTTGGTTGGAGTTAACAATAAAACAACAAGATCACAATATATTTTTATCTGCTCATTGATATCTAATTGATAAAAGCTGGACAGTTCAGTACTGACTTCCGATGCCAAATAATCAATATTACTAGCCATTTCATCTAAATAAACACCCGATCTGTCATCTCCACTCACTAATTTATTGAACCAGTGCCCAAGAGCCTTTTTACTTTCTCTTCCCATACCTTGAAAAGAAACTATTTGATGAGTCTTTTGATCCATGGCAGCCTTAAAGACTCTCCTTGTATACCTTCGCATAGCTTCAGAAACAGGGTCTTCATCCCCTCCCCAGCCGTTAACTTCTAATGCATCCATATCAGTTACTGCGATATGAGTTGCTTCACCTTCAGTAACTTTAGATATTGAAGAATGAGACCTTGAAGAACCGGTTAACCCAGAATAACTAACACCTTCCTCTTCCCCTGTGGACTCTACAGAAATCTTCAGACCTGCCTTTAAGGAAGCCATTTGTTTTTGAATATTAGCTGCCTCACCTCCAAGCCTCTTCAATATATCTCTTAGTTCTGCTTTATCGCTGGGATCAATATGGGCAGTCATATCCATAGACTCAATTTTTTTCAGTCTATCCTCAAGGCTCTCATATAAAGTTGCAGCCTTTCCTAATTCTTTTAATATATTATCCACTTTCCCTATCAGCTGCTGATCTCGTGCATGATCCTTCATACTCCTCATTTTTTCTGCATCAGCCAGAGCCTCTTTCATCAAATCACTAAACTGAGCTTGAGTAATGGGTTCCTTTTCAGCAGGTATTTCACGAGTTTCAGCGGCTCGCTGTTCCTCTAGTAGTTCTCTCACCTGCTCCACAGTTCTTTCCCCCATATCTTCCCCTCGAGGAAATTGATTGAGAAGCTCGTTGATCCGCCTGAAAAGCAATTCATTGCCTCCAGTAACTGTATCCATAATAGCTTGATGAGAAGTTTTCGTGCTAAGTTGAATAGTCACACTACCCTCACCCTGTGCGTCTACTACTTTAGCCTCAAGTGTAGGCTGACGTTCAACCAACTCGTCATCATCCATATCTTTATAATCATCATACAAGTATTTTCTTGCCAAATCCTCCTGACTCATTGAAGCATGGACTCTTGCGCTACTTCTTGAATCACTTTCGTGAACCTTTTCTTTTCTGGTTATCCTTGAATCTGTTCTTTGAGTAACTCTCCCCCTTTTAACTGTACTTGGTTTTGATTTAGTCTTAACAGCTGCACCTCTTCCGCTAGCATGGGCACCATCGCTTTCTACACCTAGTAAAAAAAACACTAATAACGATGATAAAAAGACTGCTATAAAACGCCCTTTTATTGACCGTTCTTCCAAGAAATGCATAAGACAACCTCTCTATAACAGGCATTAAACGATAAGACACCCAATACCTTAAAAGCAGTATCCACAAACGGTTCTATATCTTTTCAATCAAAAAAAAATAACTGCATAGGCATCAAAAGGCATATACTAAAACGACATAGTAACTATAGCCGTCAACAGCGATTTATATATAGCAATTCTGAATCAATTGGTGAGTTGTACGACTATTATATTTTGAGCTTTTTAACTACTTTATTAAAAATAAAAATTCTATTGTTCTAAAAAAAACTCATTTGGACACTGATTAGAATATGGGGCATCAATCAAGGAATGGTGATCCGGCTTAGTAACCAAATTACCACTGAAGTATAAGCGGATTTCTTTAAACACTGCTCCTTTTTTAGCTTGATAGCAGTGAAGACTACTGGAACTATCTATACCCCATGCCTTTAACCAGCCTCTTACCTGCTCAAGCATCACTGTTTTTCCCGCATGCTTTTTAAACGCTAATGCCACTGGAGAGTTTTGAAACCAACGGGCGTAACCAGAAGCCCGTTCAAAATAAATTTCAGCAGTCATACCACTGCACACACCATGCTTATACCATTGGTAGCGCTGGTAACACGACTTTACTCCTGGCATCACCTCTTCAAGGAAAGCAAGCTGCTTGCCGCTCAAACCTATAGGTCTATAGTCGCAGGCTGAACGTTTTTCACTTCCATTACAAAAAGCCGGATGTTTCCCCTGTTTATTTGAAGGCCATAACCCATGCAGCACAAAGGAGTGGGAGTGGGAGTGGGGTTGAGATTTACACTCAGGCAATCGCTTATTTTTATTTTTGCTACAAAATGCCGGGAATGATGACATGGCCAGCGTAAAAAAATCTGGCTTATTGATTATTAATCCTGTAACTTCTCCACACTGTTTACTGACCCACCTCACTTCCCCCCCAGGCATTTTTATCTGAACCCAGCCTCCACCCGGTTTATTTTCGCCCAGCAACGAGTATGACTCTCCCTTAATAAGCCGCTGTTTTTTAGGGTTTGTCTGCTTCTTTATGGATTGAAATACCGGACACTCCTTTTCCGCCAAAAAGGCCCCGGACAACTTCTCGAATGCTTCAGCAACAGGAAAAAGTAAACAACAAAAAAGCACGACCACAATGGTCGTTCCAGGTAGCATTTTACACATACTTGCCCTTTATCAGGGATCACCAGAAGCAGTTGACAGCCTCACCACTACCTGAACCCCTTATTTTACCCTACCAATCACATATTCTAACTAACCCGGTTCTCTCATAAACTGCCAGAAATCCCACACACGACTATATAAATGTTGATAAATTCCAAATCCTGCCAAAATAGTCATTGCACTGAATGTGTTTTTTTGAACCTTTGCAAACATACCACTGCCAGCAGATGATGGAAAAAAATAGTCCATAAGCATGAAGGCAAACACACCAAGCATTGAGACACCAAGCACTCTATTTTCATCTTCTGCAGTCACTTCAACCACTGTAACAGCTGATGCCTCCAGAAGGCTATCAGACAATTCAGGAAAAAAATTCTCTGCATTAGCAGATGAAAGCCCATAACTTGCCAGGAATCCAGCCAAACTCGTCATCACCCCCTTACCCAATACCTGGTTAAACAATGCAATGGTCTGGTAGCCTGCGCCAACTCCAAGACCCGGAGCCCACAGCTTAACTGCTATATCCGAGGAGGCGACCCCTACCCCTAACGCAGCTGTCCACATTATCCCCGCTGTCACTGCCTGACCAACGGTGGATGCAATGTCAGGATCCCCTCCAAAACTATAAATAGCCTGTGCTGTACTTGCCCTTATGGATTTAGCCAAATGAGTTACTGCGGGAGAAAGCAAGTAACTCGCTAAAGCCATTGGAACATAGCCTATACCTGCACACCGCATCCGATTCAGAACCCTGTAAGCAGCCCAGCTTGACAATCCCACAACACTGGCAGTCCCTGCATGAGAAAGAATAGATCCCAGCTGTTCAGAAAAAGATTGTTGAACACCATCAAAAGTCTTAATGGAACTAGCCAGCAAAATATAATCAAAGGGCTTGGTAGCACTGGCAACCATTCCTTCTTTTTTTGACCCCAAAATACTGGACAAACCAATAAAATAAGTGAAACTGTCCGCGGCAACCATAACCACTGCACCGATAGCATGACCTAAAAAACTGGAATTCCCCTCCCCCTCTTTCTTCTTGTATGGTTCTATTTCTTCAACATGCTTTTCATCGGTTATGCCAACCCAAAACTCCTGATCTGGATCATTATCCAGGGGGATGGCGATAGTCACTATTTTTAAATCATCAGATATTTTGACATGTTTTTTTTCACTTTCACCCTCATGATCAGAAAAAGGTTCCATTGCGTGATGAGATAAATCAGTACCTGTCGTATTTAATTTAATATAAAGTTTTTCTGAATCCTTATTAACGCATACCGATTGCAAGCGCACCTTTCCACCTTCAGCCAGTGTTTTTTCTTTCTGGAAAAAGCAGTGCTCCTGTAAAATCATCATTTCAGAGGGTATTACTTTTATACCAGCCTGTTTGGCTTCTACACCATTGAACTGAAATAAATTTAGATAGATAAAAAGAAACCCCCACCCTTTGAATCCAAGAAACATAAACTTGATTTTATTCATAGTATTTTCCTACAACATCATATAGGATAGAACGCCATTAGAAATCCCTATAGGCAAGACTGGATATTTCATAAGTTTATTTCCAGCCTTATTTATCCCATTAATTCTTTTGAAGTTATAATAATAGAAAAAACCATTACTTCGTCAAATCACATACCACCACTTTAAAAAGACACAAGTCTACTTTTATATAAAATTCATTAAAGCAGTTTCTTACCTTTTACCTTTCGAAGAATTATCAAATTCATCACTCAAGTTATCCTCCAATGACTTTTTAGTACTCTCACTCTTAATTTTATTATCACCTCCCTGATTTAATGGCTCGACACCCTCCTTTTCAGTGCCTTTATTATTAGACAGTTGATGTTTATTTTTCTTCTCCAACCCTGCATCATTTTCATCTTCTTTTACATGAATATCACTTTCATAATTAACTTTCACTCTGGTATTCCACTCCTTTTCTAATGCTTTTTTATCAAATACTCCCCCTTCTGTTTCTGCCTTATCCTTTTCCTGCTGTAACCAGTCAGCCTTTAGCGTGTCCAGTTGTATATCAAGATCATCACACTCAAACTGGGCCAGATCTCCATTCAGACGTTTATCCAGAACCCCCATTGCCCGGTCTATCAGATTCTCCTGCTGCTCTCGCGACATCTTCAGAAATTTTTTATCCGGTGGAATAATGGAAACAGGTTCACTCTCACCTTTGGGTGTCATTTTAACAACAACATCCTTAGGAAACTTATGCTTGGCCAGCTTGTCCAGATTAGCTTTCGCCTCTTCAAGCACAGCCTTTCCATCTGATAACCGCTTATGCTCAATATATTTTTCTGCTTTTTCCTGTGGCTCAAGAATAGCAGGTGCCTCACCGGCACTCTTCAGACTGGCTACTGCCCTGGAATCAGTAGTTTTCGCCTGACCTCCTGGTTTTTCCAGCATCTCACCAGGTTTTACAGTACGATCCTGTTTGCTTGACTTAATACTAGGAAGTTCACCCGGTTGACCAGCTTCACTGACATTTCTTGTCTGTAAGCTTTGGTCTGAGGGTAACGAGTCAGGCTTTACCGTATTAAGATTATTAACAGGCGTTGGGTTTTGAGTGACTTTCAAGCCATTCATCGTACTCTCTGCTGAAGACGGGTCAGGATTATGCACATTAGGCGATGTTCCCTGCGCATTTCCAACCTGCCCTGCTCCCCCTACATTAGACATATCTTTCCTCCAAAGCGCTGATACCATTGAAATGATGTACTAGTTAATATCGGTAAATACCGCTGGCTTTACAGGCACACATAAAAAAACCTGCGCTATCAAACGCAGGTTTTTTTATATGTGGAGGTAGGCTATTTAGAAAAGCAGCCCGACTTCACAGGGGAATGACTTTACATCATACCGCCCATGCCGCCCATTCCACCCATACCGCCCATGGCACCCATATCAGGAGCGGCAGCCTTGTCTTCAGGCTCGTCAGCAACCATGGCTTCGGTAGTGATCATCAGGCTGGCTACAGAAGCGGCAGCTTGCAGTGCAGCGCGGGTTACCTTGGCAGGATCCAGGATACCCATTTCGATCATGTCACCGAACTCGCCAGTGGCGGCGTTGTAACCGAAGTTACCTTCACCAGACTTAACCTTGTCCAGAACCACAGAGGCTTCGTCACCGGAGTTGCTGGCGATCTGACGCATTGGGCCTTCCAGCGCACGAAGGATCAGCTCAACACCTGCTTTTTGCTCAGCATTAATGGCATCAACATTGATGGCAGACAGCGCGCGCACCAGGGCAACACCACCACCGGCAACCACGCCTTCTTCAACGGCAGCACGGGTAGCATGCAGGGCATCTTCTACACGGGCTTTCTTCTCTTTCATCTCAACTTCGCTGCCAGCACCCACCTTGATGACAGCAACGCCACCAGCCAGCTTGGCTACACGCTCTTGCAGCTTCTCTTTGTCGTAGTCGGAAGAGGAGTTTTCGATTTCAGCGCGAATCTGTTCAACACGACCGGTAATTTCAGCCTGGATGCCAGCACCATCAACAACCGTGGTGTCTTCCTTGGTAATAACGATACGCTTGGCGGAGCCCAGGTCTTCGATAGTAGCGCCTTCCAGGGACAGGCCCACTTCTTCAGAAATTACAGTACCACCGGTGAGGATGGCAATATCCTGCAGCATAGCCTTGCGACGGTCACCAAAGCCAGGAGCCTTAACCGCTGCAACCTTAACGATACCACGCATGTTGTTAACAACCAGGGTAGCCAGCGCTTCGCCTTCTACGTCTTCAGCGATGATCAGCAGAGGCTTGCTGGCCTTGGCTACCGCTTCCAGTACTGGCAGCAGGTCACGGATGTTGGAGATTTTCTTGTCAACCAGCAGAACGAATGGGTTTTCCAGTTCTGCAGACATGCTGTCCTGGTTGTTGATGAAGTAAGGGGACAGGTAACCGCGGTCGAACTGCATGCCTTCAACAACGTCCAGCTCATTTTCCAGGCCGGAACCTTCTTCAACGGTGATAACGCCTTCTTTGCCCACTTTTTCCATGGCTTCAGCGATAATCTCACCCACCAGCTCATCCGCGTTAGCAGAAATGGTGCCTACCTGGGCAATGGACTTGCTATCGGCACAAGGAGTGGCCATAGCGTGCAGCTGCTCAACAACGGCAGCAACGGCCTTGTCGATACCACGCTTCAGGTCCATTGGGTTCATGCCCGCAGCAACGTACTTCAGACCTTCATTAACAATAGCCTGAGCCAGCACAGTGGCAGTAGTGGTACCGTCACCCGCCTGGTCGTTTGCCTGGGAAGCCACTTCCTTAACCAGCTGGGCACCCATGTTCTGGAACTTGTCTTTCAGTTCGATTTCCTTGGCTACGGAAACGCCATCCTTAGTGATGGTAGGTGCGCCAAAGGACTTCTCGAGAAGAACGTTACGGCCTTTAGGGCCCAGAGTTGCTTTTACAGCGTCAGCCAGAATGTTGACACCTTCCAACATTTGCTTGCGAGCTTCGTCGCCAAATTTAACCTGTTTTGCTGCCATGGTATGTGATCCTTTCAGAATTTAAACAGTTGCAATCGAATTCCGAACCTGATATCAGGCTTCCAGAACGGCGTAGATATCGCCTTCGGACAGAATGATCAGCTCTTCACCGTCAACTTTCACGGTGTTGGAATCTGCGTATTTACCAAAGATCACCTTGTCGCCAACGCTCACACCCAGAGGACGTCTTTCGCCGTTATCCAGATATGCGCCATCGCCCACAGCAACAATTACGCCCTGATTTGGCTTCTCGGTAGCAGAACCAGGCAGCACAATACCACCTGTAGAAGTGGTTTCTTCTTCTTCACGACGAACGACCACGCGATCACGCAACGGACGAATTTTCATCGATTATATCTCCAACTGTTTGGTGATATGCCGAACAATCAGCATTCAATCAAATCAACACCCTGGAAAACCCGGTTTAACCAATGGTTCCAGCAGTTTCCAAAGAAAGTCCGAAACCTTTGGCTTCGTAACTTTCCTGTAGTTCCCCAAGCTTGTTTAGCTGAGGATATGCTCCGCTTATCTCTGGTTCTCACCCCCTGCCCTGGAAAGTGGACAGAAAGACAGAGAAATCGAAACACAATCAGATGAATCACTTTTTAAGGGTGACCCGAACTAATTTCAAGGCCTACCCCTAACTTTTTTTCATTTTTTCACCGAATCATCCCTTTGAGCATCATTTACCAGCTCCCCCTCATAGGTATGATTCACTCTTGCATGCCCCTGATCACGCCGGGTTTCCCGGTAAAATTCGCCATCATACACTTCGGTTTGCCGAACCTGCCAATGACCAGAACCAAGGATTTTTCGAATAATAAACAGACGACTGGCCGGCACCAGCAAGGCCAACCCCAGAAAATCAGTAATAAAGCCCGGCAGCATAATCAAAAAACCTGCCATGGCCATGACTCCCCCTTCAATAATATCCTGGGCGGGTAACTCTCCTTGAGCCATGGTTGTCCGGACATTGAGCATAGTACTGAATCCTTGCTGCCGGATAATGCCCAGCCCCAAAATCCCTCCAAGGATCACCAGCGCCACTGTATTCAGCGCACCAATCATGCCACCCACCTTAATGAGCACCACCATTTCAAGAACCGGTAATAATACAAAGAACAAAGGAAGGAAGCGCATATCTGCCTCCGTTAAGGATGTTCTCAGTTATATTGGGAAATCTATGGGAAATTTCAAGGGATACTAAAGATCATGGTTAAGCATGATGTGCGAGCTCCCATTGAGTAGCAAAAAAAACACAAGATGCTTGTCAATAGCTATAGGCCTTTGCTGCATATGAGAGTGCTAAAAATATCAAAAGTAAACAAAGTGTAAAGACCAGGCATTTATACCTGACTTTAGTCGTTTTTTTCTATGGTAATCTCAGCACGAATGGTATGGAGATTTACGCTTGGCTGCATCAGCAGACAAAAAAATACACTTGACAAAAATACGTATAACCCGAAAAACCATTCCACGCATCCACTCCTATCCTAAATAGTAAATTTAGAAATAACCAAATATAAGGTTAAGGTTTTCCGTTTACATGAACACCTACGACGCGCTCAATGCCTTTCAGAAAAAGCCCCCTTCTAATGAAAGCAAAACACTGTACTCACACCAAAGATGGGTATCAGGTATATTCCCAGCTATTATTTTATCAGTCGTAACAAACGCCTTCTGCGCCACACACAGCACTAATGGCTCTAGTAGTGAGGATATCCAGTACACAGAAGTTACAAACCCTGCTAATCGAAAACCAAGCAGGCTTGGAAGTATTTTTCAGAGGCTGTGCAGTTGGATTGGAAAGAGCGACAAACAGGAAGACTCTATAAGTAGCGATTCAGAAGAAGAAAGTGAACATATAGAGAAACCGCGTCATCGAAACCTCTCTGGAAAATCCGATATATCAACAGTAGCTGAACTAGAAAAAGCCCAAATGAAAGGATACTTATCCAAAGACCTGAATCCGTGATTTCTTGATTTGCCCGGCAGTTTTGAAAATGTGCTGATTAATTTTTTCCTTTGAAAATAACTCGGGTTATTGATTGAAGTGTTTTTATGTCGTTTTTAAGCATAAATGCTGATCAAAATATCATCAAACTTGAAGACAGGTTGAAAGAAGCCCTACCGTTATCAATACAGTACTTTCTCATTTATGGCATTTTTTTCTATCTCGCTATTCAATCAACAAAGTGCATGCTGGCTTATTAATTGATGGAAAGACCTGAAACCAGGACAGTAACGACCAAAGCGTAGCCGGTATTGATGTCCTTTTTTCAGAAGACGGGCAGCCAGGTAGATGAGTTCCTGTATCACGGTTTTTAACCGGCGTCGTTTGGCTTTATGACGTACCGGCGCATCTGGCCCGAGCAAGCAACTCTGCCCCATGTAGCGCAGAATGTTATAGACCAGTGCACCCAAACACATCACCAGGTCGTTGGTGTCAAACTTGCCTGAAGGCAGGCGCTCTAAATCCATATCAGTCTTCAACTCACTGTGAAACTGCTCGCTGGTCGCATGATCCTCATAAAGATTAATGATCTGATCATCGCTGTAGTCAGCTTCGCTGAGTGTTGTCCACCATCCTTCCAGCTCATAATCGGGTGTCAGAAATCTCTGCCCTACAGTATCAGTGGTACGCTTGATAATGCGAATAATCAGACGCTGGTTACCATAGTTGGTTTCATAGACGGTTGAGAGTGTCGCATAACTCTTTCCTGGACGCGACTCCTCCCATTTGACTTGCTTTTCTTCAAAAATGGGGAGCCAGTGTTCCTTGGTGTGATACTTTCTTGGGTTGAGCTTGATAATGTGATTCACACCTTTGAACCCGGCGATTTCCCGGCGCGATTCCTCAGCATCGTGGCCACTATCAAGGCGAACCAGAATAGGCGCTCGGGTCAAACGTCGGCTGCGGTGCAGCACTGCTTGTAAAAAGCCAATAAAATCATTCTGGGAGTGCTGAGAGCCTGGGCGTAATTCACATCCCAGGCACCAGCCTTCGCAGCCAAAGTAAGCGGCAATAGGGGCATAACCAAAGAATTTTTTATACGTGTACTCGACCCCCTCCTTTTTGGTATTGCTGTTATCCATAGGGAATACGTCGATATCCAGTGGTATGTGCTGCTTCTTATCGAGTTTTTTCGGAAGGGGTGTGACGGGCACCTGAAGATTAACCAGGACATCGGTAAGGCTGTCCTCGATGAAAGGAATCAGTTGGGCGGCATCTTCATTGAAACGCTGTCTTAAGCGGCTGGCTGAAGGCATTTGTTTAATGCCCATTGCCAACCGGAACCAGTCGTTATCCCGGTTATTATCAACATTATCAAAATCACTTTTACCCTGAGCCAGTTGGCCGCAGTAAGCTCTGATCAGGTCGATATGAGTGATACGGTGCCTTTTTTTTATTTTGCGCAGGGATTTGCTTAACGCTGTCTTTTTGTTGAGTGCATGACCAACGAAATAAAGCCCTGCGACCGGTGTATAAAATTCCGTCTGTGATTGTTCAATTTTCAGTTTCACAAAAATGCACCCAGGTGGTGAAAATTAGAGTGGGTGCATTTTAACTTGGAACTTACGTTTTGTGGTTGATCCAGAGGAGTTGGGCTACAGTGAACTCACGGATTCAGGAAAGAAAGAAAAAGAAACAGTAATTCTACATCAACAAGTAAAACAAACGACTCTGGATTTATAGATAACTCACCTAAAGTAGCAACAACAAGAGAACGCCGCTATATCAGCTCCAATGAATCTTTTGAAAGCAAACAATCTATGCTTACACCTCATCAAGAGTTAACGCAAGAAGAGGAAAACCGAAGAAAGGATGAGCTTCTCACTCTAGTCGTTGAGGAGTGGCTAGATGACATGATGGCTGATGCCGATTTCATATTGCCAATTTTCAAATGGGGTGAGAATACTTGCGCAAATGTAACACTAAACCTTGTTAAATTGTTTACTTGCGGTGTTGCAGCCATTGCCTGTCCTTTCAACAGTCTATTTATTAGCAATGCACCTCTACTCGATAGACTAATGGCTGCGATGGGTACAGTACCACTCAGCATGGAGTTTAACCTTGAATTAATTCAAACAACAGAA encodes:
- the groL gene encoding chaperonin GroEL (60 kDa chaperone family; promotes refolding of misfolded polypeptides especially under stressful conditions; forms two stacked rings of heptamers to form a barrel-shaped 14mer; ends can be capped by GroES; misfolded proteins enter the barrel where they are refolded when GroES binds) encodes the protein MAAKQVKFGDEARKQMLEGVNILADAVKATLGPKGRNVLLEKSFGAPTITKDGVSVAKEIELKDKFQNMGAQLVKEVASQANDQAGDGTTTATVLAQAIVNEGLKYVAAGMNPMDLKRGIDKAVAAVVEQLHAMATPCADSKSIAQVGTISANADELVGEIIAEAMEKVGKEGVITVEEGSGLENELDVVEGMQFDRGYLSPYFINNQDSMSAELENPFVLLVDKKISNIRDLLPVLEAVAKASKPLLIIAEDVEGEALATLVVNNMRGIVKVAAVKAPGFGDRRKAMLQDIAILTGGTVISEEVGLSLEGATIEDLGSAKRIVITKEDTTVVDGAGIQAEITGRVEQIRAEIENSSSDYDKEKLQERVAKLAGGVAVIKVGAGSEVEMKEKKARVEDALHATRAAVEEGVVAGGGVALVRALSAINVDAINAEQKAGVELILRALEGPMRQIASNSGDEASVVLDKVKSGEGNFGYNAATGEFGDMIEMGILDPAKVTRAALQAAASVASLMITTEAMVADEPEDKAAAPDMGAMGGMGGMGGMGGMM
- a CDS encoding co-chaperone GroES, with amino-acid sequence MKIRPLRDRVVVRREEEETTSTGGIVLPGSATEKPNQGVIVAVGDGAYLDNGERRPLGVSVGDKVIFGKYADSNTVKVDGEELIILSEGDIYAVLEA
- a CDS encoding FxsA family protein, whose protein sequence is MRFLPLFFVLLPVLEMVVLIKVGGMIGALNTVALVILGGILGLGIIRQQGFSTMLNVRTTMAQGELPAQDIIEGGVMAMAGFLIMLPGFITDFLGLALLVPASRLFIIRKILGSGHWQVRQTEVYDGEFYRETRRDQGHARVNHTYEGELVNDAQRDDSVKK
- a CDS encoding IS1380 family transposase: MKLKIEQSQTEFYTPVAGLYFVGHALNKKTALSKSLRKIKKRHRITHIDLIRAYCGQLAQGKSDFDNVDNNRDNDWFRLAMGIKQMPSASRLRQRFNEDAAQLIPFIEDSLTDVLVNLQVPVTPLPKKLDKKQHIPLDIDVFPMDNSNTKKEGVEYTYKKFFGYAPIAAYFGCEGWCLGCELRPGSQHSQNDFIGFLQAVLHRSRRLTRAPILVRLDSGHDAEESRREIAGFKGVNHIIKLNPRKYHTKEHWLPIFEEKQVKWEESRPGKSYATLSTVYETNYGNQRLIIRIIKRTTDTVGQRFLTPDYELEGWWTTLSEADYSDDQIINLYEDHATSEQFHSELKTDMDLERLPSGKFDTNDLVMCLGALVYNILRYMGQSCLLGPDAPVRHKAKRRRLKTVIQELIYLAARLLKKGHQYRLRFGRYCPGFRSFHQLISQHALC